GATACAGAGGCTAATTCTGATGTATACTTGCCAAAAGTCGGTTATACCGCAGATTACAACAATTACGAAAGAGGTTTAGTCGGATATACAACATCACAAAACGATATTTTAACAGGCGGTTGGTCAACAGACGGCTCTGATAAGAGTAATGTTGTTTTGAAATCAGATAACAGCGGTAAATATTTGAGTCTGTCTCGTGAACTTACAGGAAACTCATCATATATTAACAATAATGCAGGGCAGATTACATCACAAACTAATTTTGAACAAGATGTGCGTTTCGGCATAGACGGAACTATCGGTTATATAGGCGGAAACGTGACAGAAAGCACATCAGTTGGCTTTGAATTGTCTTTTACAGATTCAAAATTCAGCTTGAACGGTACAGAAATCGGAACAGGTGAAAAGAATAAGTGGTATCATATAGTTGTAACAGCCGATCCGACAGTAAAGAAATGTATAGCAAAGATATATAACTTGGATTCAAACAGCGATTATAACGGCAAAACTCCGTTAATACAATCTGAATTGACAAACTTCAACGCAAATTACACAACAGGCAAGTACTATAGAATTACATTATCAAAAGATAAATCAAGTTCTATAGATATAAATAACGTTAAAATTCAATCGGCACAGGTTGACACAGATTCATTTAAAATAAACGGGCAGGATACGGTTAATATTCCTACAAGTGACAGTGTAAAAGTGCCTATGACAGTATCTGCAAATATGACAGACGGTAATGCTGCATTCGGTGCAGCTGAATGGAAGATTGACGATGAATTTGCGGAGGGTGTTTCTGTTGAAACGAATAGCACTGATTCGTATTCGGCAAATCTTGTTGTAAGCTCAACGGCGTCTGCCGGCGACGTACCTATTAAAGTGACATTAGGCGGAAAGTCTGTAACAAAGACAGTAAAACTAATCGGTACAAATGACAGTATTGCATTTGTAAAATCACCTGTCGGTGCACAAATACCGAGCAGTAACAAATATGAGGCAGTTGTTAAAAACGGAAATGCGGAAGTATTGACAGACAAGACTGTAACATACAAACTATACAATTCTGATAACACAACAGAATATACAGGCAGTGATATAAAAATTGCAAGTGACGGTACATTAACAGTATCATCATCTGCAAAGCCGACAGATATCTATGTTAGAGCAATCTCAACCGATTCAAATGGTAAAACGCTTGAAAAATCGGTTAAGGTAAACGTATATAATCTAAAATTCAATTTCACAACAAGTGCAAAAGACGGTTATACATCGGTAACTTCTTCAACCGAATATAAGGAAAGCCGCGGATTTGGTATAGACGGAACTTGTGCAGACGGTGAAAGCTATATGAGCGGTCAGAATTTTGGTTTTAAACTTAACTTGACAGCAGGTGAAGTATATGAAATTACGGCAGTTTATGAGGGCACAATTAAGTGTGAAAGAGTAAATTCGTCACTTACAGGCTTTGAAAGAACTAAAAAGACATTAGAAAGTGATACATATAAGACGGCGGTATTCGGTGACGGTGTGCTGGATATTACATTCTCGGGTGACGGTAAGCTATCATCATTAACAGTTGAAAAAGTAGAACGCACAGCAAACAGTAAGCCTGCATGGTGGACAATAGGTGATTCTACGGTACAGCAAAACGGAAGTTGGGCTTATACGCTTAATAATACATTGTCTGATTATCCGAAACTATCAAATGTTATAAGTGCATTTTATAACAGCGGTCAAGCAGGACGTCAGCACCGTTCATATTATACAGAAGGTTTACTTAACAACGTCCTATGCGGTATTAAACCGGGTGACGTTATTTCGATAAGCGGTATGGGGACAAATGATACATCTTCAACAAAAGATGAATTTAAAGAGTATAATAACATTTATATAGACGCTATCAAAGCAATGGGCGCAAAGGTAATATTGGGCAGTTACACACCGACAGGTAATTACGGCTCAACTCAAGACAAGGTTTATGACGCAGATAATGTATTGTTCAAAGGTATGAGAACAAACAGTTACGATACCGCAATCAGAGAAGTATATAATGAAAGAGCAAACGATACAAATATTATAGGCTTTGTCGATATTGGAAAAATTGCAGATAACGTTATGACAAATGATGTACGAACAGTATATAATACTGCAATTCAAAGCGGAAAAAACGAAATTGAGGCAAGAGCAAAAGCACAGGAAAGAGCCACGGCACTTATGAGTATGTGGAAAGATTATAATCATTATTATACAGATTTCTCAAACTATATCTTACCTCAAATAACAACTCGTGTGGCACAACTTGTGACAGGTGAAAAACAAGACGATATACCTCAAGTTATAAATCTTGAAAAGCCTGAAACGGAAAGGTTAAAAATTACAGGTACATCAATAAAGAACGGTTCAATTTTAGTTGATATTGATAAAGGTTTTGAGGGCGTTGCAATCTGTGCGCTATACGATAAAGACGGACTTTTAAAGCAGGTTGTCACTGAAACAGACAATACAGCCGAAAAAACTTTGACACTTAAAATGCCTGCAACCAAAGACGGATATGCAGTAAAAGTGATGAATTGGGACAGTTTGGATAAGATGAACCCAATCGGAAAAACACATTTGATAAAAGTAAGCGATATAGAAGATTTATCAGACGGAGATGATTCATCAGAAGAAATAACATCATCAGACGAATATATAGACGTATCAGAGCTTACTTCATATGATAGCAATACATACAGGGTTTATAACGGTGACGGAACATACAAAAGCGTCAAGGCAGAAAACGGAAAAGTTCATAATACGTCAAAATCAGAAGTGACGGTAGTGCCGGAGTATAAATTTGAATTTACCAATACTTCTTCATCAAAAGATGAATATATAAACGGATATGTAAAAGTCAATGCAAATTCTTATACAGAAGAAAAAGGTTACGGACTTGGAGACGGTGATTATCATATTAACGAAAACGGTTGCTTGCCGACAGGTGACAATACTATAAAAATAGATGTACCTGACGGTTTTTATGACATTACTGTATACAGAAAAGGCGGAGCGAGAGCAGATGTTTATAATAACGGTGTTCAGATTATAAATAATACTACATCATCGGGTTCACAAAACCGTCCGTCAGGATACGGTGTAATGTATGCACCGAGAATGGAAGTTACAGGCGGTCAGATAAATCTTGCAATCGGTAATACTTCGGGCGGAAACGAGAGAGTTGCGTCGGTTGAAGTTGTCAGAGTACCCAAAAAGTATAAAAAGCAAGTTGTTTGGATAGCGGGTGACAGTGAATCTGCAAATTACTATCCGCAAAATGCAGACGGTGACGACTTGGATAACAATAAAGTTATGATGACAGGCTTCGGTATGCAGCTTGAAAAGTTCTTATCACCGACAAAATATGCGGTTGCAAACTTCGGTCAGCCGAGTGCTACGGTTAAGACTTGGTATAACGAATGTTTTGAATCGGTTAAAAAGTTAATTCAAAAAGATGATGTTTTGATTATTGACTTCGGTATTAATGATTCGGTAAGTTCATCAAATAAGATTACTGTTGATGAAATGGAACAGTATATGAGTGAAATGGCGGCTATGGCGAAAGAAAAAGGTGCAGTACCTGTTCTTGTAAGCCCTGTTTATAACAGTAAATATCAGCACAAAACATATTTCACATACAGCACTTCAACAAAGATTAATGATATAACTGAATTTGCCGAGAGTATCGGTGTGGAGTGCATAGACCTTAATAAATACACTCAATTATATGTAAATCAAGCCAAAACAGATACAAACGATACAAATTGGGCGGTTAATAATTATCAGGTAGGCGATAACCTACACTTGACACAACATTCCGCTTTGCTTGCGTCATCATTTATTGCGGCAGAATTAAAGAGTATGGGATATGAAACAACCGATTATTCATATACATATAAAGATTTATCGAGTCTTTCTGCCGACAGTGACAGTAAGGTTATCAGAGGTGAAGAAAGCGGAGTGACAAGAGTTTATTCCGTTGCAGAGGCTGAAAAGTTTATAAAAGCCAATACAGAATCTTTACCGACAATCGAAAAGAAGTGGGACTTCGCAGAAAATACAACGGCGACAGAGGGTGAAAATGTACCGGTTGTGTCTGGCTCTGCGGCTTGGAACGAAACGAATCAGAATATTAAATTTAATGCAAATGTAACTGCACCGGGTACTTTGTCATTGAAATTAAACCCTGCAATAGGTAATAAGGCGAATGTTAATTTTGATTTGTATGTCGGTGCACTGGGCGGACAGACGTTTACATACGAAATTAATGACAGTGAGGGTACAAATCTTGTAAATTGCTCATTTAACGTATATAACGGTACAGGAAGTATGGTTATTGGCAGTGAAGAAATTGCTGTTGACAGTGATGTTACATCAGCGGTATCAAAGGTAAGCGGTGACGGTATGTCATCGTCAGTAACGCAAGTGTCAAATGAGATTAATTTTACAACTAATACAGTTACTGTAAACATAGGCTCAAAATCATTTACCGGCAAGCTCACAGGAGCAGAAACAGGATTGATTTCGGATATATCGTTTAAGTCGGAGCGTTCAAAGAAAGCTGACAGAAGTATATATCTTGACAATCTTGTAGTAAGAGAATATGAAACCGATTCATCGGATACAGACGAAACTGCGTTCCCTAAGTTTAAAAGCGGAACATATACAAAAGACGGAAGTACAATGAAATACAGATATTATCTTCCTGAAAATTATGACAGTTCAGTATCGTATCCGGTAGTAATGTTCTTGCACGGTGAAACAAGAAAGGGCAACGATAATGAAAAGCAGTTGTATAACGCACAAGATTTATTTGATAAGGTTATAGAACAGGAAAGTAAAAATCCTTGTATTCTTGTTGCACCGCAATGCAGTGCAGATGGTAATTGGACTGATTTGTCGGATATGATTGACGGAGTTGTAAATGATATTCAAAATCAGTATAGTGTAAACAGTGAGAAAATATATATTGCTGGTTATTCAGAGGGTACAGAGGGCTGTTATAAGGTTATCTCTGATAATCCCGATAAGTATGCAGGAATAATTGCAATAGCAGGAAAAGGCGATACAACGTCGGCGCAGGCAATAGCAAAAAATAATACAGGCGTAATGATTTTTGCGGGCAGCGAGGACGATACGGAAATTAATGATTCTTCAAAGGCAATATATAAAGCACTTGTCGAAAACGGTGCGACGAATGTTGAATATAAAGAAATTTACGGTGAAGGTCATAATATTCTGAAGTCAGCTGCGAATACATCAGGCCTGCTTGATTGGTTGTTTGCAAAGAATTTAACAGACAATAAGACTAAAAATACAAAAACTGTTGACTTGGCTATATTTATGGGGCAGTCAAATATGGCAGGACGTGGTGAATACGCTGACGCGACAGAATGCCCGATAGGCGCAGGATATGAATTCAGAAGTGTATCAAATGCAGATATGTTATTCAGTGTATCAGAACCTTTTGGCAAGAGTGAAAACAACGATTCTATAAATGACAACGGAAGTAACGGTGTAGACAGAAGAAGTGGGGATATGGTTTCATCACTTATGAACAGCTATTATGCCCAAACAGGTGTTCCGATTGTAGGAGTCCAAGCATCAAGAGGCGGTACAAATATAGGATATTGGAATACTGCGGCACAAAAGAATGAGGCACAGTCGCGACTTACCGCCGCTAAAACCTATCTTGAAGATAACGGTTATACTGTAAATCATATCTTTATGGTTTGGTGTCAAGGCGAAGCAGACGCGGATAAAATTTATTCGGGAAGTCAGTCGGCAGCGTCATATAAGTCACAGACGCTTAATGTGTTTGAGTATATGAAAACAGTGGGCGTTACAGATATGTTCATAGTTCAAACAGGTCACTATAACGGTGACGACGATACAGACGGCAAACATGATGAGGCATATGTCACAGTACACGATGCACAAGCAGAACTTGCAAGTGAGAATGATAATGTTTATACAGTAGGTTCATTCCTTGAATTTAAGGAAAATATGAAAGACAATTATCATTTTCACCAAATCGCATATAATACAGTTGGCATAGCGGCAGGTAAAGCAATAGCAGAGGTATACAATAACTAAAAGAGTATTCTTTTAGTTTTGTGTAAATACAAAATGATATAGAAAATTTTATTTAAGCGGACGGAATTAAATTCCGTCCGCTTTTGCGTTATCAAAAAATCGGAAAGTCAATAGCGGATTCTATCAGCAAAGAAGAACTCCAACTGAGAATGAAGCTCATATCCAATCACGACGGCGACTAATCCATTTTTCATGACGTCCATTATTGCAAGGTACAGCATTTTAAACAAACCTAAATATTTCAGGCATCCCCAAGCGGTTTGTGCACTTATCTGCACAACTAACACGATAGAAAAATTTAAAATAATACACTTTTTAAAATTTTACATCTTCTTTTCGATTTTTTCCATTGAAGATATTAATGATTTTAGTTAAAATAAAGTCAACAAATAAACAAAGAAAGGAATGAGAGAGATGTCTGAATACATTCTTGAGCTAAAAGGAATAACGAAAATATTCCCCGGAGTAAAGGCTCTTGATAATGTTCACTTTCAGTTAAAACAAGGTGAAATACATGCTCTTATGGGTGAAAACGGTGCAGGAAAATCAACATTCATAAAAGTTATCACCGGAGTACATCAAGCTGAAGAAGGTGAAATATTCATAAACGGCGAAAAAGTAGAAATAAAAAATCCTAAAGATGCACAAAAATTAAGTATTGCCGCTATTTATCAGCACGGTACGGCATATCAACATTTAAGTGTAACGGAAAACATTTTCATAGGACACGAGAAAATGACAAAGTTCCATACAATTGATTGGAAACAAATGCACAAGGATGCAAAAGCGCTTTTGGAGAGATTGGGAAGTGACATTGACCCACATTCAAGTATGGGTAATCTTACAGTTGCGGAACAACAGATAGTCGAAATTGCAAAAGCCATTTCTACAAATGCAAAAATAATCATAATGGACGAGCCTACGGCGGCTCTTTCAAAAAGAGAATGTGAGGAATTATACAGAATTACAGAACAACTTAGAGATGAAGGCTGTTCAATAATATTTATCTCGCATCGTTTTGAAGATATGTACAGACTTGCTACAAGAGTAACCGTATTTCGTGACTCACAGTACATAGGTACATGGAATGTAGATGAAATTTCAAATGAAGTATTGATTTCAAAAATGGTCGGACGTGAAATTTCTCAAATTTATCCTAAGCAAGAAGTTGAAAGAGGAGAAGAAATTTTCAGAGTTGAGGGATTATCAAAGACAGGGTACTACAAAGATGTTTCTTTTTCACTTCACAAGGGCGAAATCCTTGCTATGACAGGACTTGTTGGTGCAGGACGAACAGAAGTATGTCAAGGTATTATGGGTATTGAAAGACCCGATAAAGGAAAGGTCATTTTGGAAGGAAAAACACTTTCAATAAGACATCCGTCAGACGCTATGAAAGCAGGTATCGGATATTTGCCTGAGGACAGACAAAAACAAGGTCTGATTCTTGATTGGGGATTGGGACAAAACGTAACATTATCAACACTTGAAAAATTTACTAAGTTCACTGTTATAAACAGAAAAGCAGAACGTGAACGTTCAAAAGAACTTTTGGAAAAAGTTAAAACAAAGGCTCTTTCTGTATTTGATAAGGCGTCAAGTTTGTCAGGTGGTAATCAACAAAAGGTTATCGTAGCAAAGGTTTTAAATTCCGATTTGAAAGTAGTTATCCTTGACGAACCGACAAAGGGTGTCGATGTAGGTGCAAAAGCACAGATATATGAAATTATGTCAGAATTGGCGGCACAAGGTTTCGGAGTAATAATGATTTCTTCGGAAATGCCGGAAGTATTGGGTATGGCAGATACAATCCTTGTTATGAAAGAGGGCAGAGTATCTAAGATTTTTGCAGATGCAACAGGCGTTACTCAAGAACAAATTCTTGAGGCCGCAATGAATATGTAGGAGGTGTAATTTAATTATGAAGTTAAAAAAATTCTTTTCATCGAATATTCGTGAAATCAGCTTAATTATTGTAATGATTGCACTTTCTGTATTTATTGAAATAAGAAGTGGAGGAAACTTCTTCACACTTGAAAACATTTCCGATATGTTCACAGAAACGGCAGTTCTTGCAATTACGGCGGTAGGCATGATGATGGTAATTATCACAAGCGGTATCGACCTTTCAATCGGCTCGATAATGGCGTTGGGTGCAATGGTCGGCGGAACGATACTTAAAAATAATCAAGCAGTTCCCGGAGTGGTAATAATTTTAGTATCGATAGCAGTCGGTATCGTATGTGGTTTCATAAACGGTACATTGGTTGCTAAACTGAAAATATTACCTATTATCGCAACACTCGGTATGATGAATATATATCGCGGACTTACATATTTAGTTGCTAACGGAAGTTGGGTAAAACAACAGGAAATGGGTACAAAGTTTCTGTCAATCGCGACAGGAAAGTTTCTTGGTATAAATAATCTTATAGTTGTAGCAATAGTTGTTTATATAATTGCCGCATTCTTCCTAAATAAAACCCGTACGGGCAGAAAGATTTATGCGGTAGGAAACAGTGAAGAAAGTGCAAGAGTTTCGGGTATCAAAACAGATCGAACATTAATTATGGTTTATACTATATTAGGTGCGGTAGCCGGCTTAGGCGGTATACTTTATGTTTGTAAATACGGAGTTGCTCAAGGTGAAACCTGTACCGGATATGAAATGAATGTAATCGCAGCTTGCGTACTTGGCGGTGTAAGCATTAATGGCGGTACAGGCAGAGTACAAGGCGTATTGTTGGGTGCTGTATTACTTGGTATTCTTAACAACGCAATGCCGCTTATCCATGTATCTTCATTCTGGCAAGAGGCAATTCGCGGTTTGATTATACTTCTTTCAATTATAGCAAACTCGTTAATTCAAAGAAACGTTGAAATGAAAGCATTGAGAAGGAGGAATATCTGATGGCTAAAGAGTATGTAAAACAGGCTGTAAGCAGTGACGGTACAAGAACAATATCAGCCCAAAGAGGATTTTCTTGGCAGAGATTTCTTTTTCAATGGGAGTGGATGCTTGTATTAATGCTTATATTGGTAAATGTATTTAATATATCCGCGTCACCGTATTATGCACACGCAAAATCAATTTTAAATGCAACCCGTGACTTCTTGGATAAAGCAATAGTAGTATTTCCGATGGCATTTGTATTAATGCTCGGTGAAATCGACATCAGTGTTGCATCAATTATGGCTCTTTCAGCAACAATTATGGGTGTTGCGTTTGACGCAGGAGTTCCGATGATTGAAGCAATCGGTCTTGCACTTGTCACAGGCACTGTATGTGGTTTGATTAACGGAATCATCCTTGTAAAATTCCCTGAATTGTCAAGTATGATTGTAACGCTTGCAACACAGATAATATTCAGAGGAATAGCACAGATTATTTTGGAAACCAATTCGGTGGGAGGATTCCCAAATTGGTTTACACAAATTGCAGCCGGTAAAATCGGTGGAATGGTTCCATACGCATTAATATTTGTAGTAGTTGAGGCTTTGTTCTTTGCTTATCTTCTTCACTACACAAAATTCGGCAGAAGATGTTACGCAATGGGTAATTCAACAACGGTTGCAAAATTCTCGGGTGTAAAAACAGATAAGATTAAAATTATTGTTTATACAATGACAGGTTTATTATCAGCAATTGCAGCAATTTACCTTGCATCAAAGATGTCAAGTGTACGTCCTGACGTTGCAAAGGGATATGAACTTGATATTATAGCAATGGCTGTACTTGGCGGAGTATCAACTTCGGGCGGTAAAGGAAGAATACTTGGTGCAACACTTGCTATTATGGTAATCGGTTATCTAAGATATGGTCTTGGTCTAATCAACGCATCAAGCCAGATTATTATGATAGTTGTAGGTTTACTATTGATAATTGCAGTTGCAATTCCAAGTTTCAGAGATAGTATCGGTAATATGAATTGGTTCAAAAAACTTAAAGCAATGGCGACAAAGTCGCAAAAATAACTTAGTATCAATCGGAGTAGGAAACTCCGAAAAATAAAGGAAAACTTTAAAATAAGAAAGGTAGGTTTTAAACATGAAAGCAAGAAAACTATTGGCATTAGGTCTAACGGCAATAATCGGAGCAACTATGATGGCAGGTTGCGGAGGTGGTGGCGGAAGCACAACATCTCAAAGTTCAGATGGCTCATCGGCAAGCGGTACATACGCATTTGTGGCGAAAGACGTACAAAATCCTTATATGCAGAAAGTATATGACGGTTTTGAAAAGGCTTGTAAAGAAATCGGAGCAGAACCTCTTTACAAAGGTCCTGAAGCGGCTACACCGGAAAAGCAGATTGAAATTATCAATCAGCTTGTAGCACAAAACGTTGCGGGTATCGCTATTGCAGCTAACGATGCAGACGCATTGCAACCTGCATTGACAGAAGCTATGGACGCAGGTATTAAGGTCATTTCGCTTGACAGTGCTGTAAATAAAGATTCAAGACAAACTCATATTCAACAAGCCGATCCTGAAAAAATCGGCAGAGGACTAATTCAAGCGGCTTATGAAATGGTAGACGGTAACGGCGGTATCGCTGTATTGTCTGCAACAGCACAAGCTACAAACCAAAATCTATGGATTGAATGGATGAAGAAAGAATTGGAAGAAAATCCTGAAAAGTATGCAAATACACCACTTATAAAAGTTGCATACGGTGACGATGACCCAACAAAGTCAACATCAGAAACACAAGCACTTTTGACAGATTCATCTATTAAAGTTATCATTGCTCCGACAACTGTAGGTATGCTTGCCGCAGGTAAGGTATTGCAAGATAAACAGTCAGATGTAAAACTAACAGGTCTTGGCTTGCCTTCGGAAATGGCTCCGTTTATCGAAGATGGCACTTGCCCTTGGATGTATCTATGGAATCCTGTTGATATAGGTTATTTGTCAGGTTACACAATGGATGCACTTGTAAAAGGCACAATTACAGGTGATGTAGGCGGTTCATTTAATGCCGGTGACCTTGGTGAAAAGAAGATTACAGAAGCTGCAGATGGTGGTACAGAAGTAATGCTTGGTGATCCATTCAAATTTGATACAGAAAACATTGCTGAGTGGAAAGAAGTTTATTGATTTTAGTTAATTACTGATTAATTGTATTATTTCCCCCCTAAAAAAATGTCCCTTTATTAAAAGGGACATTTTTTCGTTGACAAATATAATGCCGATAGAGTATAATTAATATGTTAATATAGTACAATATATTGATTGTACATTTCTATGATTTGTAGTTTTTTACTAAATGTAATAAAAACGGAGTTTGATATGAAAAAACATTCAAGACTTGTTGAAAGAGTTGTCAGACCATATTTGATTTTTATAGCTTTGATTTTAGCTGTAGCAATGATTGTAATGTACTTTTCTGTTGTGACAAAACTTAATTATGAGGCAGAAAATGCAGGGACGAAAATTGCGGAAACAATGGCTCGACAGGTCGACACATACATAGAAGAAATAGACGTACTTGCACAACAAGTAAAACGTCAACCTCGTATAATAAATATTTTTTATAACCTTAACAATACCAAAAATGATAAAAGTAATTTTTTCAATAATAATGTCTTGCTTGGAATTGACGTTTCATCTATCCTTAACGGATTGATTACTGATCGAAACGGTAATTTCAATATATCGGTTTATAACGGATACGGTGATTTTGTATCAAATCAAAATTACTTCATTGATAAAAAGAAATTTCAAAGCACTATGGAAAATATGAATTATGCCATAGAGTTAAATCAAATCGAAGAAAACGACGATAAAATAATAACCGCACCATCGGAAAATCCTTGGACAGAAAGTACAAGAGAATTTATAACTTTAAAAAAGAGTCTTAAAAATGATTATTCCGATACCGTTTGCGGTATAATTGAGGTTAGAGCAAGCGTGGACAGGCTTGAACAAATGCTGCATACGGAAGATAATGCCGAGATTTTAATTTGTGACCGTTCAAACGGAAAAATTATATATCCGACCGTATATACAGAAAGAGAAAGAAGCGAGTATTCTTCGGCATTTGTCAATAATGCAAACTGGGAAATAATGATACGAACACCCGTGTCAAATACAAAGACAAATATAATATTTATTTTATCGATTTTTGTGGCTTTGTATGCAATATTATTAGTGTTTGTCTTCTTGATAAGCCGAACTATCGGAAAAGAAGTTATAAAACCGATTTCACAATTAGCAAATCACGTTTGCAAAATTGACGCACCGGATGATAAAATGGCTCACATCAACGATGATGCTATTGATGAAATAAAAGAGCTTGAGGACAGTTTTGAAAAAATGCTTGAAAGAATGAATAGTTCGATTATTCAAGAGAAAAAGGCATATGCACTTGCTTTGCAGGCTCAAATGAATCCTCATTTTCTGTACAATATGTTGGCGGTAATCAGTTCTGCCGGAAGTGAGGCGGGCTGTGACAGTGTTTCCACAATGTGCGTCGAATTGTCTGATATGCTTAGATACGTTGCAGCATATCAAAAAGTTACTGTACCGCTTAAAGAAGAAATACTCCATACAAAAAATTATCTTGCATTGATGAAATCAAGATATGAGGATTATTTTTCTTATAAGATTGATGTTTCAGATGATTTGATGAACATTCCGGTGCCAAAATTGTTTATACAACCGCTTGCAGAAAACTGTTTTATACATGCTTTTAAAGAAAAAGAGCCACCATGGAATATTGATATAAAGATGATAGGCACGAAAGATAGATGGGAACTTATCATAAAGGATAACGGTTCGGGAATATCCGAAGAAAGAATTGCCGAAATAAAAGACAAAATAGATAAAGCATTAAATGAAAGACAAGTGGGGAATATCGGCGGATTGGGTATTGTAAATACAATAGTCCGTCTTACTATGACGCACAACAAAAATCTCAAATACGATATATATAACGATAACGGTATGGAAATAAAAATTGTTGCGGGGGAGTAAAAATATGTTTAAAGTGCTTATTGCTGAGGACGAGCCTCCGATTATGCGAATGATTAAATCAACTTTAGAATCGGTTGATTCTGATTTTTGTGTTAAAGAATGTTGCATAAACGGTAAGAGTGCCGTAGAAAAATTGAAAAATGAAGATTTTGATATTGTTATTACAGATATTAAAATGCCTATAATGACAGGAATTGAACTTGCCGGTTGGATTTATCAGAATAAACCCGATACAAAAGTTATAATCGTAAGCGGATATTCTGACTTTGAATATGCGAGAAAAGCCTTAGAATATAAGGTGTTTGACTATCTGTTAAAGCCAATATCAAAAGATAAGGTAAGTGAGCTTACGGCAAGGATAAAAAGTGAGATAGGCAGTAAAAGTAAAATGTCAGACGATAATAATACAATAGTAGTTCTTGCGTGTGCCGGAGCATATTTATTGTACGGTTCGGAAGTCCTTCTTCCCGGTGAACGTTTTTGGACGGATTCGGGAATTGATACTTTTATGGATAATCTGCTTACACCGTCGGAAGAATATATTTTCTTTAACAGTAATATGCTTTCTGAACGGCTTATGGTTATCACTGCCGAAACAGAAGAAAGGCAAGAGGAATTAATACACAAAATTT
The window above is part of the Hominilimicola fabiformis genome. Proteins encoded here:
- a CDS encoding substrate-binding domain-containing protein, encoding MKARKLLALGLTAIIGATMMAGCGGGGGSTTSQSSDGSSASGTYAFVAKDVQNPYMQKVYDGFEKACKEIGAEPLYKGPEAATPEKQIEIINQLVAQNVAGIAIAANDADALQPALTEAMDAGIKVISLDSAVNKDSRQTHIQQADPEKIGRGLIQAAYEMVDGNGGIAVLSATAQATNQNLWIEWMKKELEENPEKYANTPLIKVAYGDDDPTKSTSETQALLTDSSIKVIIAPTTVGMLAAGKVLQDKQSDVKLTGLGLPSEMAPFIEDGTCPWMYLWNPVDIGYLSGYTMDALVKGTITGDVGGSFNAGDLGEKKITEAADGGTEVMLGDPFKFDTENIAEWKEVY
- a CDS encoding sugar ABC transporter ATP-binding protein produces the protein MSEYILELKGITKIFPGVKALDNVHFQLKQGEIHALMGENGAGKSTFIKVITGVHQAEEGEIFINGEKVEIKNPKDAQKLSIAAIYQHGTAYQHLSVTENIFIGHEKMTKFHTIDWKQMHKDAKALLERLGSDIDPHSSMGNLTVAEQQIVEIAKAISTNAKIIIMDEPTAALSKRECEELYRITEQLRDEGCSIIFISHRFEDMYRLATRVTVFRDSQYIGTWNVDEISNEVLISKMVGREISQIYPKQEVERGEEIFRVEGLSKTGYYKDVSFSLHKGEILAMTGLVGAGRTEVCQGIMGIERPDKGKVILEGKTLSIRHPSDAMKAGIGYLPEDRQKQGLILDWGLGQNVTLSTLEKFTKFTVINRKAERERSKELLEKVKTKALSVFDKASSLSGGNQQKVIVAKVLNSDLKVVILDEPTKGVDVGAKAQIYEIMSELAAQGFGVIMISSEMPEVLGMADTILVMKEGRVSKIFADATGVTQEQILEAAMNM
- a CDS encoding ABC transporter permease — protein: MAKEYVKQAVSSDGTRTISAQRGFSWQRFLFQWEWMLVLMLILVNVFNISASPYYAHAKSILNATRDFLDKAIVVFPMAFVLMLGEIDISVASIMALSATIMGVAFDAGVPMIEAIGLALVTGTVCGLINGIILVKFPELSSMIVTLATQIIFRGIAQIILETNSVGGFPNWFTQIAAGKIGGMVPYALIFVVVEALFFAYLLHYTKFGRRCYAMGNSTTVAKFSGVKTDKIKIIVYTMTGLLSAIAAIYLASKMSSVRPDVAKGYELDIIAMAVLGGVSTSGGKGRILGATLAIMVIGYLRYGLGLINASSQIIMIVVGLLLIIAVAIPSFRDSIGNMNWFKKLKAMATKSQK
- a CDS encoding ABC transporter permease; protein product: MKLKKFFSSNIREISLIIVMIALSVFIEIRSGGNFFTLENISDMFTETAVLAITAVGMMMVIITSGIDLSIGSIMALGAMVGGTILKNNQAVPGVVIILVSIAVGIVCGFINGTLVAKLKILPIIATLGMMNIYRGLTYLVANGSWVKQQEMGTKFLSIATGKFLGINNLIVVAIVVYIIAAFFLNKTRTGRKIYAVGNSEESARVSGIKTDRTLIMVYTILGAVAGLGGILYVCKYGVAQGETCTGYEMNVIAACVLGGVSINGGTGRVQGVLLGAVLLGILNNAMPLIHVSSFWQEAIRGLIILLSIIANSLIQRNVEMKALRRRNI
- a CDS encoding sensor histidine kinase — translated: MKKHSRLVERVVRPYLIFIALILAVAMIVMYFSVVTKLNYEAENAGTKIAETMARQVDTYIEEIDVLAQQVKRQPRIINIFYNLNNTKNDKSNFFNNNVLLGIDVSSILNGLITDRNGNFNISVYNGYGDFVSNQNYFIDKKKFQSTMENMNYAIELNQIEENDDKIITAPSENPWTESTREFITLKKSLKNDYSDTVCGIIEVRASVDRLEQMLHTEDNAEILICDRSNGKIIYPTVYTERERSEYSSAFVNNANWEIMIRTPVSNTKTNIIFILSIFVALYAILLVFVFLISRTIGKEVIKPISQLANHVCKIDAPDDKMAHINDDAIDEIKELEDSFEKMLERMNSSIIQEKKAYALALQAQMNPHFLYNMLAVISSAGSEAGCDSVSTMCVELSDMLRYVAAYQKVTVPLKEEILHTKNYLALMKSRYEDYFSYKIDVSDDLMNIPVPKLFIQPLAENCFIHAFKEKEPPWNIDIKMIGTKDRWELIIKDNGSGISEERIAEIKDKIDKALNERQVGNIGGLGIVNTIVRLTMTHNKNLKYDIYNDNGMEIKIVAGE